The Anaerohalosphaeraceae bacterium genome includes a window with the following:
- a CDS encoding aspartyl protease family protein, producing the protein MKNKTILRFLLLTTLFSLCAFASGAEKIVSRPVDWRAPGGGRIPEVRFRVKEEPAAEEQLPKALSLPAANAIDSPPIDGFVPWIVITTTNRRLADLELDAVPSAAVVGQFTAANWQRDFAVGIFDTGASAHVLSYAASVALRLNNRTYLTNNTITIAGVTGSVDAYVSYPLGLFMGGLNLLEPNQTPDREARLPSTAGMVGEYNVSVLVGQNPGTNPDLVTAVGTPMSVFWTTVIRNDQPVTSVYKGQTYTGPSLTFYPAGDENAPRFRNRVPLELRPLGAAAVQYVPFSIDDIFNFDFSPSSPSVIIGTGSQCLFFVHSVDLAEGGRSAIDRSRFMLDTGAQITVIGDRIAARLGLDPDAWEFQVPIIGVTGETIEAPGYYLDSLKIPAIGQWLEFTNVPVVWLEISSPEGGKLDGVIGMNLFTEYNLILRGGGLFLGDDPALEFERFVPPLRGDIAPAVRDGRVDMLDLAEFSRAWLSESGQAGWNPAADFISSGRIDLSDLAVLAEQWLAAL; encoded by the coding sequence ATGAAAAACAAAACCATTCTGCGGTTTCTGCTCCTGACAACCTTGTTCAGCCTTTGTGCTTTTGCGTCCGGGGCGGAGAAGATTGTCAGCCGTCCGGTGGATTGGCGGGCGCCGGGCGGGGGAAGGATTCCGGAAGTCCGTTTTCGAGTTAAAGAGGAACCGGCTGCTGAAGAACAACTTCCCAAGGCCCTCAGCCTGCCAGCCGCGAATGCGATAGACTCCCCTCCGATTGACGGCTTCGTCCCATGGATTGTCATTACTACCACCAATCGTCGGCTGGCCGACCTGGAGCTGGATGCCGTCCCGTCAGCCGCTGTTGTGGGGCAATTTACAGCCGCCAACTGGCAGCGGGATTTTGCCGTCGGCATTTTCGATACCGGAGCCAGCGCCCATGTTCTCAGTTATGCCGCCTCCGTTGCTCTGCGGCTGAACAACAGAACCTATCTGACCAACAATACCATCACGATAGCCGGCGTAACCGGCTCCGTTGATGCTTATGTCAGTTATCCTCTGGGGCTGTTTATGGGCGGTCTGAATCTGCTGGAACCCAACCAGACTCCGGACCGGGAGGCCCGTCTGCCCTCTACAGCCGGAATGGTGGGCGAATACAATGTCTCCGTGCTGGTGGGGCAAAACCCGGGCACAAATCCGGATTTGGTGACCGCCGTCGGAACTCCGATGAGCGTCTTTTGGACGACGGTGATTCGAAATGACCAGCCGGTGACATCCGTTTATAAGGGCCAGACCTATACCGGGCCTTCGCTGACTTTTTATCCCGCCGGCGATGAGAATGCCCCGCGATTCCGAAACCGCGTCCCGCTGGAACTGCGTCCGCTCGGCGCCGCCGCCGTCCAATACGTTCCATTCAGCATAGACGATATTTTTAATTTTGATTTCAGCCCGTCCAGTCCCTCCGTCATCATCGGAACCGGTTCACAGTGTCTGTTCTTTGTCCACAGTGTGGATTTGGCAGAAGGCGGGCGGTCGGCGATTGACCGGAGCCGCTTTATGCTCGATACCGGAGCACAAATCACCGTCATCGGGGACCGAATCGCCGCCCGGCTGGGGCTGGACCCGGACGCCTGGGAATTTCAGGTGCCGATTATCGGGGTGACCGGGGAGACCATCGAGGCGCCGGGGTATTATCTTGACTCCCTGAAGATTCCGGCGATCGGACAGTGGCTGGAGTTTACCAACGTGCCGGTCGTCTGGCTGGAAATTTCTTCGCCGGAGGGCGGCAAACTGGACGGGGTCATCGGGATGAATCTGTTCACTGAATACAATCTGATTCTCCGCGGGGGCGGGCTGTTTTTAGGAGACGACCCGGCGCTGGAGTTTGAACGGTTTGTTCCGCCGCTGCGCGGGGATATTGCCCCGGCCGTTCGGGACGGCCGTGTGGATATGCTGGATTTGGCGGAATTCAGCCGAGCATGGCTGAGCGAAAGCGGGCAGGCAGGCTGGAATCCGGCGGCCGATTTTATCAGCAGCGGGCGAATCGATTTGTCGGACCTGGCTGTTCTGGCCGAACAATGGCTGGCTGCTCTGTGA
- a CDS encoding pyridoxamine 5'-phosphate oxidase family protein, whose protein sequence is MDWKTYFESTEGVGILATADKSGNVNAAVFARPHVQPDGRIAFIMQPQLSYANIQINPKAVYLFLEKGEGYKGHRLYLVKEREESDPAVVQSMRRCRQKNKSLTQERARLVFFRIDHTRPLIGNTAAFEEYL, encoded by the coding sequence ATGGACTGGAAAACCTATTTTGAGAGCACCGAAGGGGTCGGCATTCTCGCTACGGCGGATAAGTCCGGAAATGTCAATGCAGCTGTTTTTGCACGCCCTCACGTCCAGCCCGACGGACGAATCGCATTTATTATGCAGCCGCAGTTAAGCTATGCCAATATTCAAATCAATCCGAAAGCCGTGTATTTGTTTCTTGAAAAAGGAGAAGGCTATAAAGGCCATCGGCTGTATTTAGTGAAAGAGCGGGAGGAAAGCGACCCAGCCGTCGTTCAGTCGATGCGGCGCTGCCGTCAGAAAAACAAATCTCTAACCCAGGAGCGGGCGAGATTGGTCTTTTTCCGTATTGACCATACTCGACCTTTAATTGGGAATACGGCTGCCTTTGAAGAGTATCTTTGA
- a CDS encoding thioredoxin family protein has product MAFTLKIGESAPDFSLPATDGKTYTLHDFDSAPVLVIFFTCNHCPYVLGSEEVTRRTAEKFLPRGVKFVAINSNSPNTYPEDSFEHMVRRMQEKKFPWPYLYDRSQDVARKYGALRTPHFYVFDRNRKLVYTGRELDNPRDPSKSTVNDLENALEDVLAGRPVRKPLTNPIGCNVKWEGQDPHWMPPDACDLV; this is encoded by the coding sequence ATGGCTTTTACATTAAAAATAGGTGAGTCTGCTCCGGATTTTTCACTGCCGGCGACGGACGGCAAAACATACACGCTGCATGATTTTGATTCGGCCCCGGTTTTGGTGATTTTCTTTACCTGCAACCATTGCCCGTACGTGCTCGGGTCCGAAGAGGTCACCCGACGCACGGCGGAAAAGTTTTTGCCCAGAGGAGTAAAGTTTGTCGCCATCAATTCCAACAGCCCCAATACGTATCCGGAGGATTCCTTCGAGCATATGGTTCGGCGGATGCAGGAAAAGAAATTTCCCTGGCCGTATCTGTATGACCGTTCTCAGGATGTGGCGCGAAAATACGGGGCCCTGCGAACCCCGCATTTTTATGTGTTTGACCGAAACCGCAAACTGGTTTATACCGGCCGCGAACTGGATAATCCCCGCGATCCGAGCAAGAGCACGGTCAACGACCTGGAGAATGCACTGGAGGATGTGCTGGCGGGCCGGCCGGTCCGAAAGCCCCTGACCAATCCTATCGGCTGCAACGTCAAATGGGAAGGACAAGACCCGCACTGGATGCCGCCGGATGCCTGCGATTTGGTTTAG
- a CDS encoding N-acetyltransferase, which produces MTAPAFAIRPARPSDESTVLEFVERTGFFRVGELAVAREVFCEAVSGKPECTYQSYVAELENRVVGWVCFGPTPCTVGTFDMYWIAVDPLFQRRGIGRKLSEFAEEKIRGQDGRLIIVETSGTPRYDATRAFYEQNGYLLAAEVPDFYAPGDSKCIYLKPLV; this is translated from the coding sequence ATGACAGCCCCTGCTTTCGCAATCCGGCCGGCCCGCCCTTCGGACGAATCCACTGTGCTGGAGTTCGTGGAACGGACCGGCTTTTTCCGAGTCGGAGAGCTGGCTGTCGCTCGCGAAGTCTTTTGTGAAGCCGTCAGCGGAAAACCGGAATGCACGTATCAATCCTATGTAGCCGAGCTGGAAAACAGAGTCGTCGGCTGGGTTTGCTTCGGGCCGACTCCCTGCACCGTCGGCACCTTCGATATGTACTGGATTGCTGTGGACCCTCTCTTTCAGCGCAGAGGAATCGGCAGGAAGCTGAGCGAATTTGCCGAGGAAAAAATCCGCGGACAAGACGGGCGGCTGATTATCGTCGAAACCTCCGGAACCCCGCGCTACGATGCGACACGGGCCTTTTATGAGCAGAACGGCTATCTGCTGGCGGCGGAAGTCCCGGACTTTTATGCCCCCGGGGATTCCAAATGCATTTATTTAAAACCTCTCGTTTGA
- a CDS encoding ATP-grasp domain-containing protein, producing the protein MEDVLVLYNQIDPADPDFRESRGGVLDQVKAVLEALDKLGIESEALAVESLQHLVSLLKRRKEKLIFNLIEEFPGSARDACAVPALCEAFGAGCTGSGTEALFLAQDKSRTRAILTAAGLPCPAGLTVEPGRPLPMDKLKKGTYIIKPACSDASEGIYPDSVVTIPSPQAVEKVQAIHQRFHQAAIVEQFIPSRELNVSLLETAGKIRILPLAEIDFSAFPPDKPRIVDYHAKWMKESFAYQHTPRIIPAPLEEPLAEKIRRLATQAWLALDCRGYARVDFRLDEKNHPYILEINPNPDISPDAGFAAALKAANIPYERFVWLMLQNALAIRARNTLTSQNGNTL; encoded by the coding sequence ATGGAAGACGTCCTTGTATTGTATAACCAGATTGACCCGGCCGACCCGGATTTTCGGGAAAGCCGCGGAGGCGTCCTGGACCAGGTCAAAGCAGTCCTGGAGGCCCTCGATAAACTCGGGATTGAATCCGAAGCCCTGGCCGTGGAAAGTCTCCAGCATCTGGTTTCCCTGCTGAAACGGCGGAAAGAGAAACTGATTTTCAACCTGATTGAAGAGTTTCCGGGCTCGGCGCGGGATGCCTGCGCCGTTCCGGCCCTGTGCGAGGCCTTTGGAGCCGGCTGCACCGGCAGCGGCACGGAAGCCCTGTTTCTGGCTCAGGACAAATCGCGGACGCGGGCTATCCTGACGGCCGCCGGTCTTCCCTGTCCGGCGGGCCTGACGGTCGAGCCGGGACGTCCGCTGCCGATGGACAAACTCAAAAAAGGCACCTACATCATCAAGCCCGCCTGTTCCGATGCCAGCGAAGGCATCTATCCGGATTCGGTGGTGACGATTCCATCCCCGCAGGCCGTCGAAAAAGTCCAGGCCATTCACCAGCGGTTTCATCAGGCCGCTATTGTGGAGCAGTTTATTCCCTCTCGGGAGCTGAACGTCTCGCTGCTCGAAACCGCCGGCAAAATCCGGATTCTGCCTCTGGCGGAAATTGATTTTTCCGCCTTTCCGCCGGACAAGCCCCGCATCGTGGATTACCACGCCAAATGGATGAAAGAATCCTTTGCCTATCAGCACACCCCCCGCATCATTCCGGCACCCCTCGAAGAGCCGCTGGCCGAGAAAATCCGCCGTCTGGCCACGCAGGCCTGGCTGGCCCTCGACTGCCGGGGCTATGCCCGAGTCGATTTTCGGCTGGACGAAAAAAATCATCCGTACATTCTCGAAATCAATCCCAATCCGGACATTTCCCCGGATGCAGGGTTTGCAGCCGCCCTGAAAGCCGCCAATATCCCCTATGAACGCTTCGTGTGGCTGATGCTTCAAAACGCCCTGGCGATTCGGGCCCGGAATACGCTGACCAGTCAAAACGGAAATACCCTATGA
- a CDS encoding KamA family radical SAM protein — protein sequence MQPQVTSLAASREEEQSSEPPSRPRAEEPPSPAPDCPAVSSRDSLWNDWRWQIRNRIRTLEQLSAYLPGLSERADLKAVISKYPMAITPYYASLIRVPDLSDPIFRMSIPNPQELSDPPCLSEDPLEEHVDMPVPGLIHRYKDRALLIATTTCSMYCRHCTRKRIAGTRETAISSRRLRQVVEYLQAHPEICDVIISGGDPLTMADAALESVLSAVRSVPSVQVIRIGTRVPVVLPMRITDALVQMLRKYHPLWINTHFNHPNELTAESSAACGKLADAGIPLGNQSVLLRGVNDRPQVLEELYRGLVRIRVRPYYLYQCDLVRGVEHFRTSVRAGIEIMEYLRGRLSGIAIPTFVVDAPHGGGKIPVLPNYVVSMSPTHTVLRNYEGLLIHYPEPGVETIPDEQTELHGTPGVWELAAGKASVIQPARTLRGQRREKIRNRSGLDATGFLFDS from the coding sequence ATGCAGCCCCAAGTGACTTCTCTCGCTGCGTCACGTGAAGAAGAGCAATCTTCGGAACCTCCGAGTAGACCGAGGGCGGAAGAGCCGCCCTCCCCTGCCCCAGACTGTCCTGCCGTTTCTTCCAGAGACTCGCTCTGGAATGATTGGCGGTGGCAAATCCGAAATCGGATTCGCACGCTCGAACAGCTGTCGGCGTATCTGCCGGGCCTGTCAGAGCGGGCCGACCTGAAAGCGGTCATCAGCAAATATCCGATGGCCATCACCCCGTATTATGCCTCCCTGATTCGCGTGCCGGATTTATCGGACCCGATTTTCCGGATGAGCATTCCGAATCCGCAGGAACTGTCGGACCCGCCCTGCCTGAGCGAGGACCCGCTGGAAGAACATGTGGACATGCCGGTCCCCGGGCTGATTCACCGGTATAAAGACCGAGCCCTTTTGATTGCCACGACAACCTGTTCGATGTACTGCCGGCACTGCACGCGCAAGCGCATCGCCGGCACGCGGGAAACGGCGATTTCCTCCCGCCGTCTTCGCCAGGTCGTCGAATACCTTCAGGCCCATCCGGAAATCTGCGATGTGATTATCTCCGGAGGCGACCCGCTGACGATGGCAGACGCCGCGCTTGAATCGGTGCTGTCGGCGGTTCGTTCCGTGCCGTCGGTTCAGGTCATCCGCATCGGCACCCGGGTGCCTGTCGTGCTGCCGATGCGCATCACGGATGCCCTGGTTCAGATGCTCCGCAAATACCACCCGCTGTGGATCAATACTCACTTCAATCATCCGAACGAACTGACGGCGGAATCCTCCGCAGCCTGCGGCAAGCTGGCGGATGCCGGGATTCCGCTGGGCAATCAGTCCGTCCTGCTCCGCGGGGTGAATGACCGGCCACAGGTGCTCGAAGAACTGTATCGGGGCCTGGTGCGGATTCGGGTGCGGCCCTATTATCTGTATCAATGCGACCTGGTCCGCGGCGTAGAGCATTTCCGAACCTCCGTACGGGCCGGCATTGAAATCATGGAATATCTGCGGGGGCGTCTGAGCGGAATCGCCATCCCCACGTTCGTCGTGGATGCACCGCACGGGGGCGGCAAAATTCCGGTCCTTCCCAACTATGTTGTTTCGATGAGCCCGACTCATACGGTTCTGCGCAACTACGAAGGACTTCTGATTCACTATCCCGAACCCGGCGTGGAAACCATCCCGGATGAACAGACCGAACTCCACGGAACCCCCGGCGTATGGGAACTGGCGGCGGGCAAAGCGTCGGTCATTCAGCCGGCCAGAACCCTCCGGGGACAGCGGCGGGAAAAAATCCGGAATCGCTCCGGACTGGATGCCACCGGTTTTCTGTTCGACTCATGA
- a CDS encoding TetR/AcrR family transcriptional regulator, which translates to MMIGAEKSNITRADKRADRTRRKLLAAALEVFTEYGLDATTIEDITQRADLGKGTFYRHFQDKEEIATYLVDLSIDELLERLRNVSKPIKTLPEALEHLLDAHYKFFLEENEKFILLFQGRLLVKLERRISEKMEGPYERYLHELEHLLTPFVGEKIDPMKIRRLACAVAGFVFGFFSFAMIGMEMEQVESSIQPLRQSFVKSLSSFLGYLPENKEWQP; encoded by the coding sequence ATGATGATTGGTGCAGAAAAAAGCAATATAACTCGTGCGGATAAAAGAGCCGACAGGACCCGGCGAAAACTTCTCGCGGCCGCACTGGAAGTTTTCACAGAATATGGACTCGACGCAACCACAATTGAGGACATTACCCAAAGAGCCGACCTCGGCAAAGGCACGTTCTATCGGCATTTTCAAGATAAAGAAGAAATCGCTACCTATCTTGTCGATTTATCCATTGATGAACTGCTCGAACGGCTCCGAAACGTCAGCAAACCCATCAAAACCCTTCCGGAGGCGCTCGAACACCTTTTGGATGCCCACTATAAGTTTTTTTTGGAAGAAAATGAAAAGTTTATTCTTTTATTTCAGGGCAGACTGCTGGTAAAACTGGAACGTCGGATTTCCGAAAAAATGGAAGGCCCCTATGAGCGGTATCTCCACGAGCTGGAACATCTGCTCACTCCCTTTGTCGGAGAAAAGATTGACCCGATGAAAATCCGACGTCTGGCGTGTGCTGTGGCAGGGTTCGTTTTCGGCTTCTTCTCCTTTGCTATGATTGGAATGGAGATGGAACAGGTTGAATCCAGCATCCAGCCGCTTCGGCAGAGTTTTGTAAAGAGCTTATCCTCGTTTTTGGGATATTTACCGGAAAATAAAGAATGGCAACCATAG
- a CDS encoding U32 family peptidase C-terminal domain-containing protein, whose translation MSIDGIIVSDIGVLTALRKKGFKAPIHISTQANTLSWQTALAYKELGAERVILARELSLEQLAEIQKHLKGRMETEVFIHGAVCFSYSGRCALSDYMTGYRANRGECKQPCRYQYFVVEEKRPGKYMPVFEDNRGLYLFNSKDLALFEYLPQLREMGICSFKIEGRMKSIHYIATVVSFYRQLLDGKTFTKEQALDWLNRVPNRGYTAGFIKGSFLPEDYSWDKSVSAGTSRFVANVLETRPDGCTLRVRNTIASGETFEVLSPGGRLSSVRMPQPLNHTDGTVSETAKNGDCLELPDSLPEYAVLRRIEVESA comes from the coding sequence ATGTCGATTGACGGAATTATTGTTTCCGATATCGGTGTGTTAACCGCGCTGCGAAAAAAGGGGTTCAAAGCCCCGATTCATATCAGTACTCAGGCCAATACACTCAGCTGGCAGACCGCTCTGGCCTACAAAGAATTGGGCGCTGAGCGGGTCATTCTGGCGCGGGAGTTATCGCTTGAGCAGCTGGCGGAGATTCAAAAACACCTGAAAGGCCGGATGGAAACAGAAGTTTTCATCCATGGGGCGGTTTGTTTTTCTTATTCCGGCCGCTGTGCCCTCAGCGACTACATGACCGGCTACCGCGCCAATCGCGGGGAATGCAAACAGCCCTGTCGGTATCAGTATTTTGTGGTCGAGGAAAAGAGGCCGGGAAAATATATGCCGGTTTTTGAAGACAATCGAGGTCTTTATTTGTTCAATTCCAAAGACCTCGCTTTATTTGAGTATCTGCCCCAATTAAGAGAAATGGGGATTTGCTCTTTTAAGATTGAAGGACGGATGAAATCGATTCATTATATTGCGACTGTCGTCTCTTTTTATCGTCAGCTGCTGGACGGAAAAACCTTCACAAAAGAGCAGGCCCTCGACTGGCTCAATCGCGTGCCCAATCGGGGCTATACAGCCGGTTTTATCAAGGGCTCGTTTTTGCCGGAGGATTATTCCTGGGACAAAAGTGTGTCGGCGGGCACCAGCCGGTTTGTCGCCAATGTTCTTGAGACTCGGCCGGATGGGTGCACCCTTCGTGTTCGAAATACAATTGCTTCCGGCGAGACGTTTGAAGTGCTTTCACCCGGCGGACGTCTGTCCAGCGTCCGGATGCCCCAGCCGCTGAACCATACGGACGGGACGGTGTCAGAGACGGCCAAAAACGGGGACTGTTTGGAATTGCCGGATTCCCTGCCCGAATATGCCGTTTTACGCCGGATTGAAGTTGAATCAGCATAA
- the murC gene encoding UDP-N-acetylmuramate--L-alanine ligase — protein MESFLGKKYHFIGIGGIGTSGLAKMLLKHGAVVSGSDMADSAVLEEMASMGIRICLGHSPENIPADADAVVISAAISAGNPELARAGELGIRIYKYAEMLGRLFGEYQGIAVAGTHGKSTTSAWIAYLLEKAGRSPTFLIGAHVPQMGGSSGIGDGPFFVAEACEYDRSFLNLRPSIGVILNIEQDHLDYYRDEEEIVDAFTDFAAGIRPGGVLIANGQDKNTLRLLRRLNGQIQVRTFGRSESCDYSAGRLFLREGCYEFELCERGAVLGLARLSIPGIHNVDNALAVTAACLSAGLSAEALLQHLGGFTGIDRRLMLKGQARGIIVLDDYAHHPTEIRASLLAIRERYRPRRLWCVFQPHQYSRTRFLLDDFAESFNLADTTIVPEIYFVRDTAESRRMVNAEVLVERIRRTGSEAVFIRDFPGIASYLKEHVQSGDVVVTMGAGTIWKVADEYLQWLRTHC, from the coding sequence ATGGAATCGTTTCTTGGCAAAAAATATCATTTTATCGGCATCGGCGGGATTGGGACCAGCGGGCTGGCCAAGATGCTGCTCAAGCACGGGGCCGTTGTTTCCGGGTCCGATATGGCCGACAGTGCAGTGCTGGAAGAGATGGCCTCGATGGGAATCCGGATTTGTCTGGGGCACAGTCCGGAGAATATTCCGGCGGATGCGGATGCGGTAGTCATCAGTGCGGCCATTTCGGCCGGCAACCCGGAGCTGGCACGGGCCGGAGAGCTGGGAATCCGCATTTATAAGTATGCCGAAATGCTCGGTCGGCTGTTTGGGGAATATCAGGGGATTGCGGTGGCGGGCACGCACGGCAAGAGCACAACCAGCGCCTGGATTGCCTATCTGCTCGAAAAGGCCGGCCGGTCGCCGACGTTTCTGATTGGCGCCCATGTGCCGCAGATGGGGGGCTCCAGCGGAATCGGAGACGGGCCCTTTTTTGTGGCGGAGGCCTGCGAATATGACCGAAGTTTCCTGAATCTTCGGCCTTCCATCGGGGTGATTCTGAATATCGAGCAGGACCATCTGGATTACTACAGAGACGAAGAGGAAATCGTGGACGCCTTTACGGACTTTGCCGCAGGCATCCGTCCGGGAGGCGTGCTGATTGCCAACGGCCAGGACAAAAATACCCTTCGTCTGCTTCGCCGTCTGAACGGACAAATTCAGGTTCGAACGTTCGGACGCAGCGAATCCTGCGATTACTCCGCCGGCCGGCTGTTTCTGCGGGAAGGGTGTTATGAGTTTGAGTTGTGCGAAAGAGGAGCGGTTCTGGGGCTGGCGAGGCTGTCGATTCCGGGAATCCACAATGTCGATAATGCCCTCGCGGTGACGGCGGCCTGTCTGTCCGCCGGCTTGTCGGCGGAGGCCCTGCTGCAGCATCTGGGGGGCTTTACCGGCATTGACCGCCGGCTGATGCTCAAAGGTCAGGCCCGCGGCATTATTGTCCTGGATGATTATGCACACCATCCTACGGAGATTCGGGCCTCTCTTTTGGCAATTCGAGAGCGCTACCGTCCCCGGCGGCTCTGGTGTGTTTTCCAGCCCCATCAATACAGTCGGACCCGTTTTTTACTTGATGATTTTGCAGAAAGTTTTAATCTGGCCGATACAACCATCGTCCCGGAAATCTATTTTGTGCGGGATACCGCCGAGAGCCGCAGGATGGTGAATGCGGAAGTGCTGGTGGAACGGATACGCCGAACCGGAAGCGAGGCGGTTTTTATCCGCGATTTTCCGGGCATTGCGTCTTATTTGAAAGAACATGTACAATCCGGCGATGTGGTGGTAACGATGGGTGCCGGAACCATCTGGAAGGTGGCCGATGAATATCTTCAGTGGCTTAGAACACATTGTTAA
- the murB gene encoding UDP-N-acetylmuramate dehydrogenase translates to MNIFSGLEHIVKEKCPLAPYTWYGLGGPADYLILPQSREQIAEVLRRCQDHQLPVRVLGFGSNLLVSDEGVRGAVIRLENPVFCEYKFDGTTLKAGAGANLNKLVLESVRKGLGGLEALTGIPGSIGGAVRMNAGGRFGDLGSVVQSVTVMNAEGQIFEKAKPELVFDYRSTNITAKVILEATIELTESDPESLLQVIKEVWIYKKNTQPLDTHNAGCIFKNPRGLSAGALIDRAGLKGTQIGGAVVSEKHANFIIAEKGCRSSDVRQLIDLIRTRVREKFDVQLELEIEIW, encoded by the coding sequence ATGAATATCTTCAGTGGCTTAGAACACATTGTTAAGGAAAAGTGTCCGCTGGCTCCTTATACCTGGTACGGCCTGGGCGGGCCGGCGGATTATCTGATTCTTCCGCAAAGCCGGGAGCAGATTGCCGAGGTCCTTCGCCGGTGTCAGGACCATCAGCTGCCGGTGCGGGTCCTCGGATTCGGCTCCAATCTGCTTGTGAGCGATGAAGGGGTGCGCGGAGCGGTGATTCGGCTGGAGAATCCGGTTTTCTGCGAGTACAAGTTTGACGGCACGACCCTGAAAGCCGGAGCCGGAGCGAATCTGAACAAGCTGGTTCTCGAATCAGTCCGAAAAGGCCTGGGGGGGCTTGAAGCCCTGACCGGAATTCCGGGGTCCATCGGCGGGGCGGTTCGGATGAATGCCGGCGGTCGGTTCGGGGACCTCGGTTCGGTGGTTCAAAGCGTGACCGTTATGAATGCGGAGGGGCAGATTTTCGAAAAGGCCAAGCCGGAGCTGGTGTTTGATTACCGCAGCACCAATATTACAGCCAAAGTGATTCTGGAGGCCACAATCGAATTGACGGAATCAGACCCGGAATCGCTTCTGCAGGTGATTAAAGAGGTCTGGATTTACAAAAAGAACACGCAGCCGCTGGATACCCACAATGCCGGCTGCATTTTCAAGAATCCGCGAGGCCTGTCCGCCGGTGCTCTGATTGACCGGGCCGGGCTGAAGGGCACGCAAATCGGCGGGGCGGTGGTCAGCGAAAAACACGCCAACTTTATCATTGCGGAAAAAGGATGCCGGAGCTCCGATGTCAGGCAGCTGATTGATTTAATCCGTACCCGAGTCCGCGAGAAGTTTGATGTTCAGCTCGAGCTGGAGATTGAAATCTGGTAG
- a CDS encoding D-alanine--D-alanine ligase — protein sequence MKSQRNRFKTVAVLAGGIGEERPVSLQSGQNVYQALQKTDLDVRFADIQPEDLSILDDPSIDIFFLILHGQFGEDGHLQKILEEKNLVYTGSDSAASCLAFDKWAAKKRFCEQAIPTPPAVYVDAEAVEAELLEAINGLGGERFVVKPLRQGSSVGVQLVRTAREALDAAQDCFRRFGDCMVERFIPGREITVGIVDQMILPVIEIRPKRSFYDYQAKYIDEQTEFLFDTFPNARDVALFQETALKSFRALGCRHFGRVDMIVDAQGTPWVLEINTLPGFTSHSLLPMAAARAGLDATGLCLKILEAAWMDFQKRASETREL from the coding sequence ATGAAATCGCAAAGAAACAGATTTAAGACGGTGGCGGTGTTGGCAGGGGGCATCGGCGAAGAGCGTCCGGTCAGCCTTCAAAGCGGGCAGAATGTGTATCAGGCCCTCCAAAAAACGGATTTGGATGTGCGTTTTGCAGACATTCAGCCGGAGGATTTGTCGATTCTGGATGACCCGTCGATTGACATTTTTTTCCTGATTCTGCACGGCCAGTTCGGCGAGGACGGGCACCTGCAGAAGATTCTGGAAGAGAAAAACCTGGTCTATACGGGTTCGGATTCGGCGGCCAGCTGTCTGGCTTTTGACAAATGGGCCGCCAAAAAGCGCTTTTGTGAGCAGGCTATTCCGACGCCGCCGGCTGTGTATGTGGATGCCGAGGCGGTTGAGGCGGAGCTGCTGGAGGCGATAAACGGTTTGGGGGGCGAGCGTTTTGTGGTCAAGCCGCTGCGGCAGGGCAGCAGTGTCGGGGTGCAGCTGGTCCGAACGGCTCGCGAGGCGCTGGATGCCGCGCAGGATTGTTTCCGCCGCTTCGGAGACTGTATGGTGGAGCGGTTTATTCCGGGACGGGAAATCACGGTCGGAATCGTGGACCAGATGATTTTGCCTGTGATTGAAATCCGTCCCAAACGTTCTTTTTATGATTATCAGGCCAAATATATCGATGAGCAGACGGAGTTTTTGTTTGACACATTCCCGAATGCTCGCGATGTTGCGCTTTTCCAGGAAACCGCGCTGAAAAGTTTCCGGGCTTTGGGATGCCGGCACTTCGGACGGGTGGATATGATTGTGGATGCGCAGGGGACTCCGTGGGTGTTGGAAATCAATACTCTGCCGGGGTTTACGAGCCATTCGCTGCTTCCGATGGCGGCGGCGCGGGCAGGCCTTGATGCAACCGGATTGTGTCTGAAAATCCTGGAGGCGGCCTGGATGGATTTTCAGAAACGGGCAAGTGAGACCAGAGAACTATGA